The nucleotide window CGGTCGACCCGGCCGTCGAATTCGTGGTCACCCGCTGGGCGATCGAAAAAATCGGCGCCACAGTGGTTTCCGCCGAATCGGCGTACGCGGTCCGGCTCGGCGTCACCACCAAGGATGACCGCGACGGCCTGACCAACGGAATCGACTGGCTGGTGCTCGACGACCGCTCGACCCTGCTGGGTTACCTCACCGGGTCCGACGCGCCGATCACCGACGCCGACCTGTACCACGCCCACGCCTGCTGAGACCTGCGCATTTCTGGTTATCCGCGTATCGCCGCGAGATAGACTCCCGAGGAAAGAAATACACGCGCACGCTGGTCGAATTCCCCGCTCTTCGCGGTCGACTGCGCGCCTGCCGAACCGCGGTGTGGCGCGCGTTCCGCCTTGTCCTCACTGGCTATCTCCTGAACTTCCAGGAACTTCTATGCGATCCCTTTCGCCGGTCGCGCCGGATCATTTGCCCGCCGGTGCCTTTCCGCTGTCCGCAGCCCAGCGTGGAATCTGGTTCGCCCAGCATTTCGCGGGCGACACTGCTATTTCCATCGCGCAGTATGTCGAATTCGCCGGGCCCGTCGATGTCGAGTTGCTCGCCGATGTGGCACGTCAGGCCGGTCGCGAATTCGGTACCGGTTATGTGCGTTTGCTCGAGGTCGACGGATTTCCGTATCAGATGGTCGATCCGGGGCAGGACGATCGGATTCCGGTCATCGATCTGCGCGCGGAGCCGGATCCGGTGGCGGCGGCGCAGGCCTGGATGAGCGCGGAATACACCGCGCCCCTGGATCTGCTGCGGGATCCGCTCGGGTGCTACGTGCTGCTGCGGCTGGCCGAGGACCACTGGTATTGGTATCAGCGGATTCACCACATCGTGCTCGACGGGTTCGGCGCGATGACGATGCTGCAGCGGACCGCCGAGCTGTACAACGCGGCCCTGGAAGGGCGCGAGCAGCCACCGGGCAAGGCCGAGGACCTGCGCAAGATCATCGATAGTGATGTGGCGTACCGTGATTCGCCGCGGTTTCAGGCCGACGGGCAGTACTGGCGCGAGCATCTCGCGGGCATGGCCGAGCCGGTCAGCCTGGCCGGGCGGGCTGCCGATGTGGATGCGCATCCACGCGTCGCCGCCGGTGCCTTGCCGGCGGATACGGCCGAACTGCTGGACGGTGTGGCGAAAGCGGAGAACTCCAGCATCGCGCCGATCGTGGTCGCGGCCTTCGGCGCCTACCTGGGTGCGATGACGGGGGCGCCGGAAGTGGTGCTGAGTCTGCCGGTTTCGGGGCGCACCACGGCGTCGCTGCGGCGGTCCGGCGGCATGGTCGCCAATGTCGTGCCGTTGCGGCTGAGCATGGACCCGACGATGACGGTGGGTGCGTTCATTCGCGCCACGCAAGGGGAGCTGACCTCGGCGTTGCGCCGGCAGCGTTACCGGCAGGAAGACATCGTCCGTGACCTCGGCTGGGCGGTGGACGAAGGCGCGTCGTTCGGGCCGACGGTGAACTTGATGATGGTGGACACCAGGATCGAGCTCGGTGCGGTCACCGGGCGGATGCATGTGCTCACCTCCGGCATGATCGACGACCTGTTCCTGAACCTGTATCCCGGTGCGGGCGGGGAAAGTACGCACATCGACTTCCAGGCGAACCCGAACCTGTACGGGGAGAGCGAGCTCGCCGGGCAGCATCGGCGGTTCCTCGCGTTTCTGAATCGGTTCCTGGTTGCCGGGCCGGAGGCGCCGTTGTCGGCGGTGCCGGTGCTGTTCGAAGACGAGTTCGCCGAGTTGGTTCCCGCCCGGGGAGCCGCTGATACCCGCATGCGGACACTGCCCGAAATCTTGAGTGACGGTGCGGCATTCGATCCCTCGGCGGTGGCGCTCGTAGCCGGAGCCGTGCGTCTCACCTACCATGAGCTCGAGGAGCGAACGAACCAGCTGGCCCGGGTGCTGATCGAGGCGGGCGCGGGACCGGAACGCGCCGTAGCGATTTCGATCCCCAGATCTGCCGAATCGGTACTGGCGATGTGTGCGGTGGCCAAGGCCGGGGCGGCCTTCGTGCCGATCGATCCGGGGTACCCAGCGGACCGGATCGACTACATGGTGCGCGACAGCGGTGTGGTCGCCGGGTTGACGGTTGCTGCGGCGCGAGCGGCGTTGCCGGATCGGGTGGAATGGCTGACCCTCGATGACCTTGCGGTGGATCGACTTGTCGCCGAACAGGATTCCGCGCCGCTGATCGACGCCGACCGGTCCGCGCGGATACACCTCGACCAGCCCGCCTACCTCATCTACACCTCCGGTTCGACCGGCCTCCCCAAGGGCGTCACG belongs to Nocardia sp. XZ_19_385 and includes:
- a CDS encoding AMP-binding protein produces the protein MNTAFAQNRTGTDNAVSTLDSDRDYLDRWSNRLARVLLARGAAPGTRIAVAVDPAVEFVVTRWAIEKIGATVVSAESAYAVRLGVTTKDDRDGLTNGIDWLVLDDRSTLLGYLTGSDAPITDADLYHAHAC